Proteins encoded together in one Ipomoea triloba cultivar NCNSP0323 chromosome 4, ASM357664v1 window:
- the LOC116017161 gene encoding AT-hook motif nuclear-localized protein 22-like: MDPLTAHHGRPLPPPFYSSRDFQLNQFLHHQPPAPAPAQMPKSDGEEQTALKGGGDRDDVTVTSTTNNNNNNSPTGDGKQGLGLSSGTGDSGGDQTGRKPRGRPAGSKNKPKPPIIITRDSANALRSHVMEISNGCDIQDSISSFATRRQRGVCILSGSGTVANVTLRQPASPGAVVTLHGRFEILSLSGSYLPPPAPPAASGLTIYLAGGQGQVVGGSVVGPLMASGPVMIMAASFGNAAYERLPIEDDESPVQPQGTEPLGTAGIVSSQQQSPPQIMVSSDATGLQGLPPNLINSCQLPAEAFWGTPRPPY, from the coding sequence atggatCCGCTTACTGCCCATCATGGCCGCCCTTTGCCGCCACCGTTTTACAGCAGCAGAGATTTTCAGTTGAATCAGTTCCTCCATCACCaaccgccggcgccggcgccggcgcagATGCCGAAATCTGACGGCGAGGAGCAGACGGCGTTAAAAGGCGGTGGAGATCGTGATGATGTTACGGTGACGTCAacgactaataataataataataatagtccgACGGGGGATGGAAAACAAGGTTTGGGGTTATCTTCTGGTACCGGAGATTCCGGGGGGGATCAAACGGGGAGGAAGCCGAGAGGGAGGCCAGCCGGCTCGAAGAACAAGCCGAAGCCGCCGATCATCATCACACGTGACAGCGCCAACGCCCTCCGATCCCACGTAATGGAAATATCCAACGGCTGCGATATTCAGGACAGCATTTCCAGCTTCGCCACCCGCCGCCAGCGCGGCGTCTGCATTCTCAGCGGCAGCGGCACCGTCGCCAACGTCACTCTCCGGCAACCGGCGTCTCCCGGCGCCGTCGTCACTCTCCACGGAAGATTCGAAATTCTTTCCCTCTCCGGCTCCTACTTGCCCCCGCCGGCTCCCCCTGccgcctccggcctaaccattTACCTCGCCGGAGGGCAAGGCCAAGTGGTCGGCGGCAGCGTTGTGGGGCCCTTAATGGCCTCCGGTCCCGTCATGATCATGGCCGCATCTTTCGGAAATGCCGCGTACGAGAGGCTCCCCATAGAAGACGATGAATCTCCGGTCCAACCCCAAGGAACCGAACCGTTAGGAACCGCCGGAATTGTTAGCAGCCAACAACAATCGCCACCGCAGATCATGGTCTCCTCCGACGCCACGGGTCTCCAAGGTTTGCCTCCCAACCTCATAAATTCATGTCAGTTGCCGGCAGAAGCTTTCTGGGGTACTCCTCGGCCACCTTATTAA